In bacterium, the DNA window ATACGGTTAAAAGCAAAATTATGCTCGATTAAACTCAACCACTCGAATGGACGCAAACAGAACCCAAATCGTGCAACTTAAATAAAGGACGACCGTCCGGCTATCCACAATACCTCGTGCGAAATCAAGCATATGAGCTGAGGAAGAAAAATATTGTCCCACAATTCGCGCTGAAGGACTCGCCGCCGTATAAGCCATATAAGCCCCCATCAAAAACGTGCCGAACAAAATCGCAAATCCAGCAATTGCGGCGACAATTTGGTTCGAAGTTAAACTCGACATTAAAAGTCCGATGGAGATATAGAATGCCCCCACAAGCATTACCCCAAGCGCTCCAGCTTGCAATGCCCCCACATCAGGAAAGGGTAAATTACCCATTGGACTCAATCGGCTTTGAATATAGGCATACGCAAAGATCGGCAACCACAATACGGTATAAAAAACTAACGCCCCGAGAAACTTTGCGATGACCAATTCAGGAACCCTTAGCGATGTAGTCAACAACGCTTCCAGCGTGCCAAGCTTCCGCTCCTCTGCAAATAAGCGCATGGTGATCAAAGGAACTACCACCGGCAGACTAAAGCTAACCAAAGGACCTCCAAACATCCATTGCGTTGCCATCGTCAACGGCTCCCCATTGGCCAGCTGATAAAGCAACAGCATAAAATTTCCGCCGGTCAACACCCAGAAAAAGAACATCACAACAAATGCAATCGGTGAAAAAAAGCAGGTTCGAAGCTCTTTCTTCAATAAACTAAAAAACCGATTCATTTCATTTCCCCAGAACGTTGAGTCAATTGCACAAAAGTCTCCTCTAACGAATGTTCCTGTTCTGAGAGCTCGCGCAACGCCCATCCTTCGGAAACCGCAAGTTTAAAAAGAACGACGCGCATTTCAGAAGATTCCGCTTCAACTTCAACCCTAATCCAACCTCCGAACAAGGTGCTCGAATTTGAAACATTCATCCCACCCCTCGA includes these proteins:
- a CDS encoding ABC transporter permease, with translation MNRFFSLLKKELRTCFFSPIAFVVMFFFWVLTGGNFMLLLYQLANGEPLTMATQWMFGGPLVSFSLPVVVPLITMRLFAEERKLGTLEALLTTSLRVPELVIAKFLGALVFYTVLWLPIFAYAYIQSRLSPMGNLPFPDVGALQAGALGVMLVGAFYISIGLLMSSLTSNQIVAAIAGFAILFGTFLMGAYMAYTAASPSARIVGQYFSSSAHMLDFARGIVDSRTVVLYLSCTIWVLFASIRVVEFNRA